In Phyllopteryx taeniolatus isolate TA_2022b chromosome 8, UOR_Ptae_1.2, whole genome shotgun sequence, one genomic interval encodes:
- the calm3a gene encoding calmodulin 3a (phosphorylase kinase, delta) isoform X1 — MADQLTEEQIAEFKEAFSLFDKDGDGTITTKELGTVMRSLGQNPTEAELQDMINEVDADGNGTIDFPEFLTMMARKMKDTDSEEEIREAFRVFDKDGNGYISAAELRHVMTNLGEKLTDEEVDEMIREADIDGDGQVNYEEFVQMMTAK; from the exons ATG GCAGACCAGCTGACTGAGGAACAGATCGCAG AGTTCAAGGAGGCGTTCTCGCTGTTTGACAAGGACGGCGACGGAACCATCACCACCAAGGAGCTCGGCACTGTCATGCGCTCCCTGGGCCAGAACCCCACCGAGGCCGAGCTGCAGGACATGATCAATGAGGTCGATGCCGATG GTAATGGGACAATTGATTTCCCGGAGTTCCTGACAATGATGGCGAGGAAGATGAAGGACACAGACAGCGAGGAGGAGATCAGAGAAGCATTCAGAGTCTTTGACAAG GATGGCAATGGCTACATTAGCGCAGCAGAGCTACGGCACGTCATGACCAACTTGGGGGAGAAGCTCACTGATGAGGAGGTCGACGAGATGATCCGGGAGGCTGACATTGACGGGGACGGTCAGGTCAACTACGAGG AATTTGTCCAGATGATGACCGCCAAGTGA
- the calm3a gene encoding calmodulin 3a (phosphorylase kinase, delta) isoform X2, which translates to MRSLGQNPTEAELQDMINEVDADGNGTIDFPEFLTMMARKMKDTDSEEEIREAFRVFDKDGNGYISAAELRHVMTNLGEKLTDEEVDEMIREADIDGDGQVNYEEFVQMMTAK; encoded by the exons ATGCGCTCCCTGGGCCAGAACCCCACCGAGGCCGAGCTGCAGGACATGATCAATGAGGTCGATGCCGATG GTAATGGGACAATTGATTTCCCGGAGTTCCTGACAATGATGGCGAGGAAGATGAAGGACACAGACAGCGAGGAGGAGATCAGAGAAGCATTCAGAGTCTTTGACAAG GATGGCAATGGCTACATTAGCGCAGCAGAGCTACGGCACGTCATGACCAACTTGGGGGAGAAGCTCACTGATGAGGAGGTCGACGAGATGATCCGGGAGGCTGACATTGACGGGGACGGTCAGGTCAACTACGAGG AATTTGTCCAGATGATGACCGCCAAGTGA